GATTCCGGCATCCCGTCGACGCCGTGTTCCGTGTCGACCAGCACGGGCACGCCCGTCTGGCCGCTGATCTCCTCGACCTCGGTCCGCTCGGAATGCGAGCGCGGTACCTCGTGGGACTCGTACTCGAGGTCGAGGTCGGCGAGCTTGGACTTCACCTTCGCGCAGTAGGGGCAACCAGGCAACTCGTACAGTTCGAGGGTCGTCATGGCTGGCGGGTTCTACGGCGCCGCATATAAAGAGGTCGACGGTCGTGTGTGTCCCTGCCGCCAGACCACCGACGGCGGCTGGCCCGCCAGTGCACAAGACACTTACGTCCCATCCCGTGATATATCAGTTACGTGCTGGTGAGCCCACTCGTGGTGTGGCTCATCGTACTCGCCCTGCTCGCCGCCGTCGGCACCCCGCTCGCGGCCGCCGCCCTCCCCCGGTCTCACGACCGCGGCGTCGCGTTCGCCCTCCCCATCGCACTGGTCGTGGTGACCCTGTTCACCTACTGGGTCGGACAGGTCAGTTTCGGAACCATCACGGTCGCCGGAGCGGTCGTGCTGCTCGCCGGGCTGAGCGTGCTCGCGAGTCGAGTCGCACCACCGATCCCCCGTCGTGCCGCCCTCGAGACAGCCGCGGTGTTCGCGGTCGCCTTCGGCGCCATGCTCGCGCTCCGGCTCGTCGACCCCGGCGCCATCCCGCAGGGCGGCGAGAAGTTCCTCGACTACGGCCTGCTCCGGGCCGT
This window of the Haloarchaeobius amylolyticus genome carries:
- a CDS encoding glutathione S-transferase N-terminal domain-containing protein, with amino-acid sequence MTTLELYELPGCPYCAKVKSKLADLDLEYESHEVPRSHSERTEVEEISGQTGVPVLVDTEHGVDGMPESDDIVAYLEKTYGDGAGA